Sequence from the Pelorhabdus rhamnosifermentans genome:
CATTACAACGAAACGGTTATTTTGGTTAGTTCTTGGTTTTGCAGTCATGATGGGAATTGCCTTTTCTCCAATTGCAGCAGGTTTATCAACAGCGGGACAACGTGTTTTAGGTGTGTTGGCTTTTGCTGTTATTATGTGGGTAACGGAAGCTGTTTCTTATCCAGTCAGCGCGGTAGGGATTATTTTATTTTTACTTTTTTTCTTGGGATTTTCTCCAATTAAGGGAGTTGAGGGGCCGCTATTAGGAACAGCCAAGGCAATTCCTATTGCTTTGAGCGGGTTCGTTAATCCAGGTTGGGTTTTGGTTGCCGCAGGGTTGTTTATTGCGGGTTCAATTTTGACAACGGGCTTGGAAAAACGGATTGCTCTGAATATTTTGCGAGTTGTGGGGACGAAAACGAATAGTGTATTTGCTGGTATGATTCTCGTTATGGTGGTACTAGATTTTCTTATTCCTTCGATTACAGCACGGGCTGCAACGATGACACCTATTGCCATGGGATTAATTGCTGCGTTTGGTGTTGATCCGAAAAGTGTATTTGCTCGTAATTTGTTAGTTTGTATTGCAATTTCATCTTCAATATCCGGGATTGGGGTTTTAACGGCAGGAGCACCGAATCCTGTGGCTCTTTCATTCATTTCCGGCGTGTTAAAACATCCCATTTCTTGGGGTGAGTGGCTGATATATGGCATGCCGTTTTGTATCGTCTTGCTGATTGTTTTATATTTTTTGATTACTCGATTAAATAAGTTTGAATTTAGCGAAATACCTGGAGGAAATGAGGCAATTGCTAAGGCGTTAAGCGATCTTGGGCCGATGAGTACTAAGGAGAAAAAGATATCTGTAATATTTTTTATTACGATTTTATTGTGGGCTACGGAGTCCATTCATAAAATAGACGCCAATACGGTATCCATCTTAGCGGTTTTCTTGATGTTATTCCCAAGTATTGGAGTGACAAATTGGAAAGAAGTCGCGAGTAAGGTGGATTGGGGTACTATTTTATTGTTTGGTGCGGGTATTTCATTAGGTGAGGCAATGCTAAAATCCGGTTCAGCTATTTGGTTGGCCAAAACTTGTTTGGGAGGGCTGGGATTAGGTTCGTTAGCTCCTACAATTATGATGGTTATTATTGCTTGTGCGCTATTGGTAATTCGGTTTGCTTTTGCCAGTATTACATCTTCAACAGCTGCTCTTGTTCCAACTGTCTTAGGTTTTTTAGTTAGCTTGAATAATCCCAATTTACCGATGTGGGGGATGACTTTAATCGCAACTTATACTGTCTATTTTGCGTTTATACTTCCAGTTAATTCACCGCAGGCAATGATTCCTTACGCTACAGATACTTTTGAAGTAAAAGATATGGCTAAGATAGGAATTCCTCTTACGATTATATCGTTAGGTGTCTTGGTTCTCTTTATCTTTACTTATTGGCACTGGCTGGGTCTGGTCTAGTATAAAAAGAGTTCCTGCTAAGTAATTTTGCTTTGCAGGAACTTTGAATACAATGGATATAGATTTTACGATATGAATTCATTTTGCATAATTTTAGTTTTGATAAAGATAAGTTAGGAAGGAAATCTCTCTTAATATGAAAAAATCTTTTATTCCAATCACACTATTCATTCTTATATTCCATCTACTAGTTCATGGTCATACGTTATTGGCAATGGCCCAGAAAGATGAACAAAAAGCTTATCTTTGGGCGAATGATTTAAGTCGAAAACCTGAAGATCCAGCCTATTTAAGTCTTTATTATCGATTTAGAAAAACGTATTTTTCCATTGAGCCTCATGCAGTGCAACCTATCGTCTTTTTAGGCGATAGTATTACCGATGATGGTGATTGGTCAAAGTTATTTCCCGGTGAGCCAGTTGAAAATAGAGGAATTGGCGGTGATACCACCACCGGCGTTTTAAATCGTCTTGATCAAGTCATTGAATTAAAACCTTCCCGGATTTTCTTAATGATTGGAACAAATGATCTTTGTTTTAATC
This genomic interval carries:
- a CDS encoding GDSL-type esterase/lipase family protein, with the translated sequence MKKSFIPITLFILIFHLLVHGHTLLAMAQKDEQKAYLWANDLSRKPEDPAYLSLYYRFRKTYFSIEPHAVQPIVFLGDSITDDGDWSKLFPGEPVENRGIGGDTTTGVLNRLDQVIELKPSRIFLMIGTNDLCFNRSVADTVTNYRYILTRLHSELPDTPIYIQSVLPFNDEIFPSRNLRTNDNIRQLNIEIQKLAKQYHYLYINLTAAVTDSNGRLFSQYTSDGLHLNEEAYLIWRDQIKQWVKPLP
- a CDS encoding SLC13 family permease, with amino-acid sequence MAQNLMAKQLQTSNDHITTKRLFWLVLGFAVMMGIAFSPIAAGLSTAGQRVLGVLAFAVIMWVTEAVSYPVSAVGIILFLLFFLGFSPIKGVEGPLLGTAKAIPIALSGFVNPGWVLVAAGLFIAGSILTTGLEKRIALNILRVVGTKTNSVFAGMILVMVVLDFLIPSITARAATMTPIAMGLIAAFGVDPKSVFARNLLVCIAISSSISGIGVLTAGAPNPVALSFISGVLKHPISWGEWLIYGMPFCIVLLIVLYFLITRLNKFEFSEIPGGNEAIAKALSDLGPMSTKEKKISVIFFITILLWATESIHKIDANTVSILAVFLMLFPSIGVTNWKEVASKVDWGTILLFGAGISLGEAMLKSGSAIWLAKTCLGGLGLGSLAPTIMMVIIACALLVIRFAFASITSSTAALVPTVLGFLVSLNNPNLPMWGMTLIATYTVYFAFILPVNSPQAMIPYATDTFEVKDMAKIGIPLTIISLGVLVLFIFTYWHWLGLV